CTCTAGCTAGAGGTGAACGATATAAAAGAGTGTGAAACAACATATCTCACGCCATATAACGGGTACATATTTTCTTCTCCCGCCAACTCCTTGCGTGTTCCCTGCGTACGTTCGTCGTTTCCATCTTGCACTCTAGGGTATGAGGTGTATAAATCGGCACCTCACGTGAGCAACCAACCAAACGAGCTACTTTTGTATCTACTTGGCATGTTTGAAGTTTGTGCGAGCAACCAAATTAACACGCCCTACATTTGTGTAGTGCATCAGCGGAAAAGTGTTGGGAGGTCAAAAGTTCTCACTTGGTGGAGCAGGTCATATAGTTTCAAAATCTGAACAGACCAGCCAAGCTCAGATTCCATCCTTCCAGGCATGCATTAATCGTGCTGCCATCTCGGTAAATTTTCAATCATCCACGGTGAAAAACAGTAACAACACTGGGCGAGTAAAAGTCGTCTCCGGCACTGGCTTCTGTACCGGGACGAGGACAAACAGCCGACACTGGATCCCACGCCTTTCCACTCGGAGCTTCACTCCGGTGCCGGCCACGGGAACTCGCACCGCAACAGGCCGAGCAAAGCCATCAACTCCGCCATTGATTGATTGTAGCACAGTTTCAGTCCAGTGACTCAGCGAGGGCGGTGGGCGAAATAAATCAATCCCTGACGCGTCACATTCAGTTCGTACCGCTTTCAGGAGAGGAGTAACTGAAAGCGAACGCAGCAAGGCCCCATCCCATCGCGCCCGCTGTCTCGCACCGACGCGCATCGAAACTATGCTCACACACAACACACCACTCTTGCTCGCAAATATTCTTAGCTGTAATTTTACccatagaaaacagtaactaacaaGGAAATTACTGGACAAACTTTACTGATGCGTCATGGTTCATTATTACAGCACAGCGACATTTTTACCGGCATACCAGTAGCTAGGCCAGCATTATGCACATCAACATATAGTCGGAATCGGGTCATGCACCAGACGCTACAGATCATGGTTTACACGCTTATAAGATATACTAGTAGTGATCCGCGACATGGTACGACATGATAGATAGGGATGCATGAAGCTCAGGCATATGGTGTGTAGACGCCATGGGCGGTGGAGGATCGATGCCTGGAGAGTGGTGGCGGATCATGGGCACTTGGGCCTCTTGCGCGCGCCGTGGCCGGTGGTCTTGTCGCGGTAGCAGGGGCACTCGTCCTTGTTGCCGGCGGTCCCCGACGGCACGCAGTTGCACTCGGCGCAGCATATCCCGCAGTACTTGAGGCAGTCGTCGTGCCGGCTCGCCTTGGAGCACCTCACCCCGCACTTGCCGTCGCAGAACGCTGATCAAAAGCACACCCACCGCCAAAGTTAGCATAGATGGCAGCGAACACGTACAGCGAACGAACAAAAGATTACTGACAGACAGGCGCATGAGCAGAAGCAAATGAAAGTGAAATGGTTGTGACTTGAACTGACCTGACCCAGCCATGGCGGCACGGAGGGACGAGGCTGctaggaagacgaggaggagaaggagagccaGAGTGGTGGTGCGAAGCTTCTTCATCGTGGTGTTCTTGGTTGCTTGGCTCTGGCAGAGCCCTCCTGCTGGTTGGTGTGAGCTTGACGATAGGAGGAGGCTGGAGGAGTGAGTTGGTACCTGTGTCTTGGGCCTGTGGGGTTATTTATAGGGCCCAAAAGCTTGACAGATTTCAAGATGGTCCCAACTAGAGTATTTTGGACCGTTCATAATTTTTAATCCAAGGGTCGAGAATAAACGCCACGAGAGGCAATAGGTTACTGACCGCTTATATTTGGTAAGTATCGGAAAAAGGAAAATGGTAAAAATATCACTACCATATGTTAGAGCGTCTGAGGAAAAGGAAATTATTGCATTTATAATTAATTTACTGTATGTGATTAAAACGGAGGAGAAGGAAAGTATCGCACTCCTAATTTATGCGATTAAAGCCATTAAATGCCACAGTTTACATGAAAATATTACAATGCCCGAGAATAACATGACATGAGATAATTGGAATATTTTTCTTCTTTCTATAATGTACTAGTAGTAATAAGTTAAAAAAACACTTTTATGGTTAAGTAAAATGACGAACTTCATAAAACAAACGAGGCAACCATCATAGTGGTTAGCATGGGTAAGTAAAATGGCGAACTCTATAAAACAAAAGAGACATGGTTAAGTAGAACAACATGACACGAGATTAATTATTTTTTGCTGCGCGTGACACGGGATTAGATTGGATGAGAGATTTCCCCCCATGATTTTCTCTTCTGCCGATTCGGTGGGAGACGTACCGGTTGCAGCTTGTTAATTTCACATGCTAATTATTTGACCCACCATTTGATGATATTAACGTCTACTCTTACCCCTCTCCCTGTGGTACGAGGGATCATGTTAAAACTGCTCTCAGAATTCAGTGAGCTTGCGACTTCCGCTGCGACAGCTGACGCTACTGCCAGTATCAGGCGGACGAGGCGGCCCATGAGGTTTATCAGTTTATGGGCTCGACTCTGACGATGACGACGAGGTTGGTAGCTCTGCGACGATCGCATCACGGCACCACAGCGACGACGCCGGCACGTTTGTGGCCCCGCCGACAACAAGGAAGAATAGTGTGTGGTAGGTCGCTGACACTCGGATCCCAAGAAGGCCACTGGTCCTTCCCTCCCGCTGGAGTTAAGCTTGGCGGCCTGATCATCATCGCCCGATTAGCCGCTCAGGTTGCGGAGGCAGAACTGGAGATTGCGAAGGCGGGAGCTAGAGCTTCACTTTGCGGGGCTCACGGCTGGACATGGGAAACGGGCGCCAACAATCATTGATTAGGTTTAGAGTAGGATTTAGTTAAAAGTTGTCTGAAATGTAATGAACTTCGTTTGATTTATATGAAAATCAGACGATTTGAATGAATTTCGTTCAGTTattttaaaatcttttaaaaatataCAATAAGCATTAGATGGTTGTCTCCCGTATCCGTGTTTACGGACTGGTCCGATCCACAGACAAATACAGTGTCCATTGCAAGTCAGCTTTGAAGATACCCTAATAAAGCATAGATAATGGCTCCGGTACGTACAAATAAAAGAAGTTACCGAAAGGAGCATGATATCCCTGCAAGGCAGGTAAGCATGGACTCACTCATTGGTCACCTGTTGGCTGTTAAGCACCGGCGCCACGCagctgtaaggccaactccaaccggCCGTTTCAAACGGACACCTAGGAATGGCtgttttgcccatgggtatgggtacccgcgggtaccctaccCGAAAATAA
Above is a window of Triticum dicoccoides isolate Atlit2015 ecotype Zavitan chromosome 5B, WEW_v2.0, whole genome shotgun sequence DNA encoding:
- the LOC119311903 gene encoding peamaclein-like, which encodes MKKLRTTTLALLLLLVFLAASSLRAAMAGSAFCDGKCGVRCSKASRHDDCLKYCGICCAECNCVPSGTAGNKDECPCYRDKTTGHGARKRPKCP